From one Nonomuraea polychroma genomic stretch:
- a CDS encoding putative protein N(5)-glutamine methyltransferase: MSVFSSSTPMPDVVARLRAAGCVFAEDEAELIAATARTPGELAAMVERRISGQPLEHVLGWARFCGLRLFVEPGVFVPRPRTEFLIRQAVALAREIPGTPVVLDLCCGTGAMGAALAAGLERPAELHAADLDPAAVRCARRNLPGGHVYEGDLYEPLPATLRGRVDLLIASPPYVPSGSVGLLPPEARLYEPRVALDGGDDGLDVVRRVIAQAAQWLAPGGHLLVETSARQADQTVRAVERAGLAARAAGSGELDATAVIGTRPGEAGLPE; this comes from the coding sequence ATGTCGGTCTTTTCGTCGTCCACCCCGATGCCTGACGTCGTGGCCAGGCTCCGCGCCGCCGGATGCGTGTTCGCCGAGGACGAGGCGGAGCTGATCGCCGCCACCGCGCGCACCCCCGGCGAGCTGGCCGCCATGGTGGAGCGGCGGATCTCCGGCCAGCCGCTGGAGCACGTGCTCGGCTGGGCCCGGTTCTGCGGGCTGCGGCTGTTCGTGGAGCCGGGGGTGTTCGTGCCGCGGCCCCGCACCGAATTCCTCATCCGCCAGGCCGTCGCGCTGGCCCGGGAGATCCCCGGGACCCCCGTAGTGCTCGACCTGTGCTGCGGCACGGGCGCGATGGGGGCGGCGCTCGCCGCCGGTCTGGAGCGCCCCGCCGAGCTGCACGCCGCCGACCTCGACCCCGCCGCCGTGCGCTGCGCCCGGCGCAACCTGCCCGGCGGGCACGTCTACGAGGGCGACCTGTACGAGCCCCTCCCTGCCACGTTGCGCGGCCGGGTCGACCTGCTGATCGCCAGCCCGCCCTACGTGCCGTCCGGGTCCGTCGGGCTGCTGCCGCCCGAGGCCCGCCTGTACGAGCCGCGCGTGGCCCTCGACGGCGGCGACGACGGGCTGGACGTGGTACGCCGGGTGATCGCGCAGGCGGCCCAATGGCTCGCCCCCGGCGGTCACCTCCTGGTCGAGACCAGCGCACGCCAGGCGGACCAGACCGTGCGCGCCGTCGAGCGGGCCGGCCTGGCGGCACGCGCGGCAGGCTCCGGCGAACTGGACGCCACCGCCGTCATCGGCACCCGCCCCGGCGAGGCCGGCCTGCCTGAGTAG
- a CDS encoding esterase-like activity of phytase family protein — MAIAVAFAMVAANVAPPAAAAGRRDPVRITRFLGEQRLPHLTRFDGTAVGGLSGIDRDPATDTWYFISDDRWRYNPARFYTGRLDIDPVSGAFTGVRLTGVTTLTRADGTPYPGYGKPGSADPETIRFDRRSGRLLWGDEGDRPDDRNPAVPISPSAVRAMDPQGRHLGELRLPRNLRLTDGERGPRRNFGFEGLAVTARTITAVTEGPRHEDGPLPTVGRGAPARLTVWSRQGPLLGQFVYPLDPLPAAPVPPDGEADSGVSEILPLGDYRYLALERAWIEGVNYRVRLYEIDLRGATNVLHRRSLEHGGPYLAVAKRLVHDLSSVSTPEQNLESMAWGPRLASGECTLVLGSDDNFNQHEVTQFLAFGATGCP; from the coding sequence TTGGCAATTGCCGTCGCATTCGCGATGGTGGCGGCGAATGTCGCGCCGCCGGCGGCCGCGGCCGGGCGGCGGGATCCGGTGCGGATCACCCGCTTCCTGGGGGAGCAGCGGCTGCCGCACCTGACCCGCTTCGACGGCACCGCCGTGGGCGGCCTGTCCGGGATCGACCGGGATCCGGCCACCGACACGTGGTACTTCATCTCCGACGACCGATGGCGCTACAACCCGGCCCGGTTCTACACCGGCCGCCTGGACATCGACCCGGTGTCAGGGGCGTTCACCGGGGTCCGGCTGACCGGCGTCACGACGCTCACCCGGGCCGACGGCACCCCCTACCCCGGTTACGGCAAGCCGGGGTCGGCCGACCCCGAGACGATCAGGTTCGACCGGCGCAGCGGCCGGCTGCTCTGGGGTGACGAAGGCGACCGGCCGGACGACAGGAACCCGGCCGTTCCGATCTCCCCGTCCGCCGTACGCGCGATGGACCCGCAGGGACGGCACCTGGGAGAGCTGCGGTTGCCGCGGAACCTGCGGCTGACCGACGGCGAGCGCGGTCCGCGCCGCAACTTCGGCTTCGAGGGGCTGGCCGTCACCGCCCGCACGATCACCGCCGTGACCGAGGGCCCGCGCCACGAGGACGGGCCGCTGCCCACGGTCGGGAGGGGTGCGCCGGCGCGGCTGACCGTGTGGAGTCGCCAGGGCCCGCTGCTGGGCCAGTTCGTCTACCCGCTCGACCCGCTGCCCGCCGCTCCCGTCCCGCCGGACGGCGAGGCCGACAGCGGGGTGTCGGAGATCCTCCCCCTCGGCGACTACCGCTACCTGGCGCTCGAACGTGCCTGGATCGAGGGCGTCAACTACCGGGTGCGGCTCTACGAGATCGACCTGCGTGGCGCCACGAACGTGCTGCACAGGCGTTCGCTGGAGCACGGCGGGCCCTACCTGGCGGTGGCCAAACGCCTCGTCCACGACCTGAGCTCGGTCAGCACGCCGGAACAGAACCTGGAGAGCATGGCCTGGGGGCCACGCCTGGCGAGCGGCGAGTGCACGCTGGTCCTCGGGTCGGACGACAACTTCAACCAGCACGAGGTGACGCAGTTCCTGGCGTTCGGCGCCACCGGCTGCCCCTGA
- a CDS encoding prolyl oligopeptidase family serine peptidase: MIGMPGNGPAPRSVGADGLPRQFARTRRFSLGDPSAFTVSADGASVVFLRSRGGDDPVACLWALDLDSGAERLLADPVDLLGGTATAGISAYATDDAAGVAAFALAGRLWVVDVAKGGVRELPATGDVRDPRPDPAGRRIAYVSGGALRVTEIDGSEQRVIAEPDGPEVRFGVAEHAAAESMGRTRGHWWSPDGDRLLVARVDESAVALWHVADPSDPARPPRAVRYPAAGTANAEVTLWIAGLDGTRTEVRWDRAAFEYVTAAGWDAHGPYLAVQSRDQRTVRVLAADPDSGRSGLLAEQRDAHWVQLVGGTPARTAAGALVAHADVDGTRRLTLDGVPVTPPGLHLREVLSVAGDDILFSASTDPAERHLWLQGAGDRPRRVSIEPGVHAGVWRAGTLVHVARTSTRPGATTTAVRSGRPAVTITSLAERPVLTLRAIALTTTDRELRSHLLLPSWHRPGDPKLPVLVDPYAGPALQRVTADQAPMTFVSQWFAEQGFAVLITDGRGTPGRGPAWEREVHGDIFGPPLDDQVAALHAVAARHPDLDLSRVAIRGWSFSGTLAVMAVLRRPDVFHAAVAGAGTSDQRLYDTHWRERFLGHPNRHPDRYEACSTLPEAPRLTRPLLLIHGLADDNVFAAGTLRLSAALLAAGRPHEVLPLSGTAHSPTSDPDVFEGLLLHQLGFLRWHLQA; encoded by the coding sequence ATGATCGGCATGCCCGGAAACGGCCCGGCCCCGCGCTCCGTCGGAGCGGACGGCCTGCCCAGGCAGTTCGCCCGCACGCGGCGGTTCAGCCTCGGCGATCCGTCCGCCTTCACCGTCTCGGCGGACGGCGCGTCGGTGGTGTTCCTGCGCAGCCGGGGCGGTGACGACCCCGTGGCCTGCCTGTGGGCGCTGGACCTGGACTCGGGGGCCGAGCGCCTGCTGGCCGACCCGGTGGACCTGCTCGGCGGGACGGCGACGGCCGGGATCTCCGCGTACGCCACCGACGACGCGGCCGGGGTGGCGGCGTTCGCGCTGGCGGGACGGCTGTGGGTGGTGGACGTCGCGAAGGGCGGCGTCCGCGAGTTGCCCGCGACCGGTGACGTGCGGGACCCGCGCCCGGACCCGGCGGGCCGCCGGATCGCGTACGTCAGCGGCGGAGCCCTGCGCGTGACCGAGATCGACGGCTCGGAGCAGCGCGTCATCGCCGAGCCGGACGGGCCGGAGGTCCGGTTCGGCGTCGCCGAGCACGCGGCGGCCGAGTCCATGGGGCGCACGCGCGGCCACTGGTGGTCCCCGGACGGCGACCGGCTGCTGGTGGCCAGGGTGGACGAGAGCGCCGTGGCGTTGTGGCACGTGGCCGACCCGTCGGACCCGGCCCGGCCGCCGCGCGCGGTCCGATACCCGGCGGCCGGCACCGCCAACGCCGAGGTCACCTTGTGGATCGCCGGACTGGACGGCACGCGTACCGAGGTGCGGTGGGACCGGGCGGCCTTCGAGTACGTGACCGCCGCGGGCTGGGACGCGCACGGCCCCTACCTGGCGGTGCAGAGCAGGGACCAGCGGACGGTGCGCGTGCTCGCCGCCGACCCGGACTCCGGGCGTAGCGGCCTGCTGGCCGAGCAGCGCGACGCGCACTGGGTGCAACTGGTCGGCGGCACGCCGGCGCGTACGGCGGCGGGCGCGCTCGTGGCGCACGCCGACGTGGACGGCACCCGGAGGCTCACCCTCGACGGCGTCCCGGTCACCCCGCCCGGGCTGCACCTGCGCGAGGTCCTCAGCGTGGCCGGCGACGACATCCTGTTCAGCGCCTCCACCGACCCGGCGGAGCGGCACCTGTGGCTCCAAGGCGCCGGAGACCGTCCCCGGCGGGTCAGCATCGAGCCGGGCGTGCACGCCGGCGTGTGGCGGGCCGGCACGCTGGTGCACGTCGCCCGCACCTCCACCCGACCCGGCGCCACCACCACAGCCGTGCGTTCCGGCCGGCCCGCCGTCACGATCACGTCGCTCGCCGAGCGGCCGGTGCTGACCCTGCGTGCCATCGCGCTCACCACCACCGACCGCGAACTCCGCAGCCACCTGCTGCTGCCCTCCTGGCACCGCCCGGGCGACCCCAAGCTGCCCGTCCTGGTGGACCCGTACGCGGGCCCGGCCCTGCAGCGGGTCACCGCCGACCAGGCGCCCATGACGTTCGTCTCCCAGTGGTTCGCCGAGCAGGGCTTCGCCGTACTGATCACCGACGGCCGCGGCACCCCGGGACGCGGCCCCGCCTGGGAGCGGGAGGTCCACGGCGACATCTTCGGCCCGCCCCTGGACGACCAGGTGGCGGCGCTGCACGCGGTCGCCGCCCGCCACCCCGATCTGGACCTGAGCCGAGTGGCCATCCGCGGCTGGTCCTTCTCCGGGACGCTCGCGGTCATGGCGGTGCTGCGCCGGCCCGACGTGTTCCACGCCGCGGTGGCCGGGGCGGGGACGAGCGACCAGCGTCTGTACGACACCCACTGGCGTGAACGTTTCCTCGGCCACCCCAACCGGCACCCGGACCGGTACGAGGCCTGCTCGACCCTGCCCGAAGCCCCGCGGCTGACCCGGCCGCTGCTGCTGATCCACGGCCTGGCCGACGACAACGTGTTCGCGGCCGGCACCCTGCGGCTGTCCGCCGCGCTGCTGGCGGCGGGCCGCCCGCACGAGGTGCTGCCGCTGTCCGGCACCGCGCACTCGCCGACGTCCGACCCCGACGTCTTCGAGGGCCTGCTCCTGCACCAGCTCGGCTTCCTGCGCTGGCACCTTCAGGCGTAG
- a CDS encoding SMP-30/gluconolactonase/LRE family protein has translation MTIAPYTVTDPVAEHGEGPVWSSRWGGLRWVDMLAGDVLALDAQGAVRRRHVGAVAAVVRPRTSGGYLVAAERELLLSDSDDLDAPLRSLGEAWTDPSIRMNEGGCDPDGRFYIGSMAYDSAPGRGSFYVTEPGGTLRVVLPEVTISNGFDFSPDGALAYYADTETGRVDVLDYDPENGLGARRPFAVVDPAQGAPDGLTVDAEGGVWVALWQGGAVHRYDAGGRLDAVISLPVRKVTAVTFGGEHLDRLFITTSALDVDRAEQPEAGAVFAADPGVRGRPVLPTTL, from the coding sequence ATGACCATCGCCCCCTACACCGTGACCGACCCCGTCGCCGAGCACGGCGAGGGACCCGTGTGGTCCAGCCGCTGGGGCGGGCTGCGATGGGTCGACATGCTGGCCGGCGACGTGCTCGCGCTCGACGCTCAAGGCGCGGTACGCCGCCGCCACGTGGGCGCGGTGGCCGCCGTCGTCCGGCCGCGGACGTCCGGCGGCTACCTCGTCGCGGCCGAGCGGGAGCTGCTGCTGTCCGACTCCGACGACCTGGACGCCCCGCTGCGCTCCCTGGGTGAGGCGTGGACCGACCCTTCGATCAGGATGAACGAGGGCGGCTGCGACCCCGACGGCCGCTTCTACATCGGCAGCATGGCTTACGACTCGGCCCCCGGGCGCGGCTCGTTCTACGTGACCGAGCCCGGGGGCACCCTGCGCGTGGTGCTGCCGGAGGTGACGATCTCCAACGGGTTCGACTTCAGCCCGGACGGCGCCCTGGCCTACTACGCCGACACCGAGACCGGGCGCGTGGACGTCCTGGACTACGACCCCGAGAACGGGCTCGGCGCGCGCCGCCCGTTCGCCGTCGTCGACCCCGCGCAAGGGGCTCCCGACGGGCTGACGGTCGACGCCGAGGGCGGGGTGTGGGTGGCGCTGTGGCAGGGCGGGGCCGTGCACAGATACGACGCCGGCGGCCGCCTCGACGCGGTCATCAGCCTGCCCGTACGCAAGGTCACCGCGGTGACCTTCGGCGGCGAGCACCTCGACCGGCTGTTCATCACCACCTCGGCACTGGACGTGGACCGGGCCGAGCAGCCGGAGGCAGGCGCCGTCTTCGCCGCCGACCCGGGCGTACGGGGCCGCCCGGTCCTGCCGACGACGCTCTGA
- a CDS encoding cytochrome P450 family protein: MAGVPDIDLTGAEMLRDPFAAYARAGAESPVARLVAPGYTFWAVLRHEEARAMLADPRLETNESSYQRPGVPAGCLPYMRTMSEMNGAEHARLRKLVAPAFTPRKAAEFGPRIERVVEGLLDELPGHAAPDGTVDLLAHFARPLPMEVICEMVGIPAAARPRWREYGVGVQAGHGDTFAQAIPRILEDAKAAVARGKAEPGADLISQLARIQEEDGDRLTDTELITMVWQLVLSGQTPTNLIANSVVALLGHPGQLAALRADPGLMPRAVEELIRWCGPQLLTIPRFTTEEIEIGGVPVPTGAPVTAAIPAANRDPRVFDDPDRLDLGREPSAHLGFAHGPHFCVGASLARVQTGIALGALLRRFPDLALAEEPRRTPDPGTWRVQSLPVIL, translated from the coding sequence ATGGCCGGCGTGCCTGACATAGACCTGACCGGCGCGGAGATGCTGCGCGACCCCTTCGCCGCGTACGCGCGCGCCGGAGCGGAGTCGCCCGTGGCGCGGCTCGTGGCGCCCGGGTACACGTTCTGGGCCGTGCTGCGGCACGAGGAGGCCAGGGCGATGCTGGCCGACCCGCGGCTGGAGACCAACGAGAGCAGCTATCAACGGCCCGGCGTGCCGGCCGGCTGCCTGCCGTACATGCGCACCATGTCGGAGATGAACGGCGCCGAGCACGCGCGCTTGCGCAAGCTGGTGGCGCCGGCGTTCACGCCGCGCAAGGCGGCGGAGTTCGGGCCGCGGATCGAGCGGGTCGTCGAGGGCCTGCTCGACGAGTTGCCCGGGCACGCCGCCCCGGACGGGACGGTGGATCTGCTGGCGCACTTCGCGCGTCCGCTGCCGATGGAGGTGATCTGCGAGATGGTCGGCATCCCGGCCGCCGCCCGTCCCCGGTGGCGTGAGTACGGCGTCGGCGTCCAGGCCGGACACGGCGACACCTTCGCGCAGGCCATCCCGCGGATCCTCGAGGACGCCAAGGCCGCGGTGGCGAGGGGCAAGGCCGAGCCGGGCGCCGACCTGATCTCCCAGCTGGCCCGCATCCAGGAGGAGGACGGCGACCGGCTCACCGACACGGAGCTGATCACCATGGTCTGGCAGCTCGTCCTGTCCGGCCAGACGCCGACGAACCTCATCGCCAACTCGGTCGTGGCCCTGCTCGGCCACCCCGGGCAGCTCGCGGCGCTGCGCGCCGACCCCGGCCTCATGCCGCGCGCCGTCGAGGAGCTGATCCGCTGGTGCGGCCCGCAACTGCTGACCATTCCCCGCTTCACCACGGAGGAGATCGAGATCGGTGGCGTGCCCGTGCCCACGGGCGCGCCGGTCACGGCCGCGATCCCGGCCGCGAACCGGGATCCGCGGGTGTTCGATGACCCGGACAGGCTCGACCTCGGGCGCGAGCCGTCGGCGCATCTCGGGTTCGCGCACGGGCCGCACTTCTGCGTCGGCGCGTCCCTGGCCCGCGTGCAGACCGGGATCGCGCTCGGCGCCCTGCTGCGCCGCTTCCCCGATCTGGCGCTCGCCGAGGAGCCCCGGCGCACCCCCGACCCCGGCACGTGGCGGGTGCAGTCCCTGCCGGTGATCCTGTAG